The region aatattcaaaGCATTCATTGGACTTGAGGAGAAAAACTATATGAACCTTTGGATTTAATAAGTGGTTGCCCCTCTTTTGATAGCAATTACCTCAACcatatgttatattttgtagtaGTAGACTGAATCTCCAACCATTCATCTTGACAAAACTGTTTCAATTCTGCATATTTTTAGGCTGTCTGGTGTAAAATGCTCTAGTTTATGCCACAATATTTAAATCTGGCTGAGGTCAGGATTTTGCTTTGGCTACTCCAGTAGGCATATTTTCTTCAGTAGAAATCATACAGTTGTTGATTTACGTCTGTCATTCGCTGATGTCCTCCAACATCCCTCATCTTCTGCAAATCCTCAGTTCACAAACTGATGCTTTTATTTCCAACCGCAACATGCCTGGGTAaacttttgcattcattttttttttacttggtggTCCAGTCTTGGGCCTGAGGTTGTAAATTGGTCCCAATTTTATTGCCAATGTGCTGTAACTTCTTCCATTTCtggatttatgaaaaaaagatgtTAAATGTGACCCGAAGAACAGCAAGAGTCTTTCAGGATTGTTCTAATTTTTAGGCATTTGAACAATTTGTGACCTATTCTTGGTTTGTATCCGACAATGCTTTTCCAGCAATGAAAACTGCTGTGTGCTTTTATTGGGTAGGACAGCTTTAACCAACACCTCCTTTCTTGTCACATTGATTAGACACTTGCTTGGCTGACTCCTGACTCCGATTAGCTTTTGGAGAAGTCGTTAGTTGAGGGGGCTACATACTTACATACCGACCTGCACTGTGAATGTCTGTTAAACACATAAATCCACATCATAATTTGTGTGGTATTCATTTCAGGCCTGCATGTTATTGCTATAATGTTGCTGAAACTTAGATGATGTGCATATCATGTTTTATGCCATAAAGTGGTATTTTACAGTActtttttggattatttattattatttaacatatttatttaatgaatgaatattttagtCCACATTTTGTGAATTTATATATAGAAATGTACAAAATGTGGACCGATATAAATTTAGAAATATCATAGAACAGTACATACTGATGAcatatatttattcaaattgCATTAATACCAGGATTAGGACGTCATTGTTGCAGCATCATAACTATCGTCGGCCATGGAATTTTGAATTTGAATCCCTTCCATCGAGTGTTGAATTCGTTTAAGATTGTGATCAAAACGAAGTGCAGAGATGGCCTGTGAGTACTAACCCTCTTCAAAACAATACAGAACCTCCAGTGGTGTCTCCCCCTCCTCGATTCCATTAGCCCCCCCTTCTTCCCAGCAGCAGTTCAAAGGAGCGGCTCTCTCCAAACATTATCATATAATTTGGGCCAGCCGTCGGCTTGTAAATAAGTGATGTCGAGGCCCATTGTGTGGCGGGGGCACAGGTTGGAGACAGGCGTCTTAGCAGTTGCCGGCACGAGACAAAGGCAGGAGACAGAGCGTCTAACCTTTTGATTCTTCAGAGGATCGCATCGGCCCGGGACACATCGCCGGCAATCATGCCCCTAATGCGGGGACGCGGGGTAGGAAGCGGGAGGGACAATAGGCTCACCCTCTCCCGCAGCCCGTTTGCAATTGGATTAGCGGGTGTCCCAGCACATGTTAGTCTAATTGACATTAAGGTGAAATGGGAGAACAATAGGCAACCTAACTAAATGCCTACTACAGTCTTTCAAATGGAATTAAATGACCGGAGCAGCAATTTCTGAgacgaggagaaaaaaaaactttgggggCTAAGAAATTGCAGGGAAATTCAAATATAATCGTACCTGAATATATTTTATCTCCTAACTTGTTGGCTACTATTGATTGTGATAGACGTTCCATACGAATGGTCGCTGCCTGTTCCTCACAGTCCATCAAGTGGATTGGGATGAGTTAAAACTAGTGTAGTGTGGTGCTCAATATAAGtcaaaatagaacatttttaaCAGTAAATGAACTCCTTTGGTATCTTTTTGCTTCTTTACTTTTTCATCAATAAAAAACATACTGTATACAATCTAATGTACATGATGAAgttgtacagctttttttccatgtttaaaATAAGgactcaatttattttttatatgtcgatataaatatatatttatatattttgtcaaaatatatgATCATATTATcaaggaaacaaaaaacaatatgagACAAAAGTACACCTCAATGTAAAAGTTATAAATAAGGGTCCAAGCGAAAAACTTTTTTAGAAAAGAGTTGTTTAGTTCAAAGTCTGGGATTGGTCGCTCATCAGCGGCAGCCGCAGCCCTCCACCACCATTTCCTGGTAGTTTTTCAGCACCACCTTGTCATGTTCGTCCAGGTAGAGCATGGAGATGGCGCTCAGCTCGGTGGGCACGCAGCAGGCCTTAGGAATGTTGTTGTTCACAGAGTTCACCAGTGTCTGGACAATGGCGTGGTTGGTGGAGTTGAGGTGGTCTGCCAGTGGGAAGGGGCATTCCCCATGGCAGTAGTAGGCCTGATAGCCAGGGGGCGCCACTATCCAGTCATTCCAGCCCACGTCGCTAAAGTCGACGTAGAGCGCGTGGCGCCGGCAGTTGCGGTTACGCTTGCGCCCGCGCTGCTTGGGGCTGCGCTTGGTCCGCTTGGTCAACGGGTGACCTTTGCCGTCGTTGCCGAACGTCACCAAGAGTGGCCGCATCTGCTCCCAGTCCTCGCCGGGCTCCTCGTGGAGCGAGCGGCTGACGCGGACGTGCTCGCCCCGGCGCCGCTGCGTCCCGTCCAGGTGTAGGACTTCCACGGCCAGCCCGTAATTGGGGCGGCGTTCGCGAGTCCAGCGCAGCACGGCGGGGCTGACATCGAAGCTCTCCCACTGCGACGCGTTGTGGCGCACAAGCCGTGTGTCCAAGAGCTGCGTGATGAGCTGACCGGGTCGCGGGGCTTTCAGAACCTCGTACAcgttgattcgttgaaggcccGCTTTGTCGTCCGCCACGTCGCTCGCTTGGGGCATCTCTTGCCGGTAGAGGCGCAGTTCGGCAGAGGACAGCAGCTCGTCTTCGGGTATGCTGGTGAGGTTGAACAGGAAACGCAAGGGCTGGGCCTCGCCGTCATGCAAATCGTGCACTCTTTCCATGTGCTCTGAAATGGGAGGAAATAAACAATGGTTATGACCATCAtgaaattgaatgatgccattaTAATGCAACATAAATTTTGTCTTTCGAAACCTGCCTGCTAGTTTAATACTAAcaaagaatgtaacttttttcaGGCGCAGACAATAATCTTAGTTAAACTTTTGGAGAATAAACATTAACACtgctttaaaatagtttttttttcatggacagGTCATATAACGACATTTAAAAGCAAATGcatgactgtaaaaaaaaaagtcatcaagaAAATGTTCTCATACAAAAGGTGAGTACATTGTAGATAGTACCAGTGTAGCTCTTGTACCCCAAATTTCTCGCGAAAAGGAATGTTGTGTCTACTATTTTCCTGCTCAATCCACCCCTGTTATTTCACACATAGACCCTAATACCCAGGTGGTTCCCATTATTGAAAGCCTCTGTGGTTCTAACGGCGCACCACTGTTTGTCCACCTAAAATATATTCATcagtttatttattgatttctaTCAACTCAAGTCAGCTAACTTGGGCGTTCACTGTGGTGGATAAAAGAGGGAGTGAAATGTCAATTGTATTGCACAAAAACAGACCTGAAAGTGACCACTCCCTCTCAAAAGTAGTCAAAACATACAATTAATATCATTTAAACCCTTATGTAAATTGCCAGGATTAGTAgagttaaataataataattaatagggATGTAGAAACAGTTTTTGCATGCAgtgtgttgcaaaaaaaaagaccagatTGTTTCTTTTCTATTTAGTGTCACAAATAGTTAATATGTTGGAATTAGCATGTTGCCTTAGGGATGTTAAAGTCCTTTTGATGACAGTTCCATTATTATGCTTTAGTGTCATCAGAGCATACCTTTAAATCACTATCTTTTACACTGATAGGTACAGTGTAAGTTTATTCTAAGCGTGTACTCTGTAAAATGATTGCAGGTTGATGACGTTCATTGCTGTTCATTGAAAAGTAAACTCATGGGTCTAACTATCCTATATATGTGCGTGTTGTATGTAAATCAGAACAAATCTGATCTAATTCCATTTAAAACCAAGGTTCCCGAGTTCAGCACACTTGATTACCCTTTGGTTCAATCGTTTCTTGAGCCTTACAGATTTATCCGACTTGTTTAAGGCTTTCCAACCACAGTTTACCACCAACAGATCAGTCAACCACAAGTTCCTTCAACATTAATCGAAAACCTCCAGCCTCGGTCACCACAACGCCGTTCCGTCCCCCTTTAGGTCGCACGGGCCTCTGAGACAGATTTTTCCATCTCTTTGCTCCCAGGCACCCACATTCTTAGCCGTGGGCATCTTTATTTAGAACTCGGTAGAGTAGCATTAAAGATAATTACACGTTGGGTCCCATCTCCACATAAACTAAAGAGTTGCAGTCCAGTTTTCCGAGTTGCTCCATACAGGCAGGATGTGGCTAGACGTAGACGTCGGTAATATGAAGGTATGCTTTTTGCTTAAGCTGTTAACCAAACTACTTTAGTCCATTGAAGCTCATGAGAGTTTTTCCTGCAGATTCTCACAGCTTGTCAGGCAACATTTGGGGTGATATTCACATTTACATGTAAATGAATAACAGAATGCATACCTACAACAAACTGTGTCATCTAAATGCATGTTAATGTTAACAATTATATGATGTGTTTTCAAGGactaaattatatattaaagacatttttattgttgGTTTTGAAATCAAAACTAATACCAAGATAACACGATATCCTTTGCTAAATCTTTCTTAAATTTGAGGCCCTTTTGGACGTCAGAGAATAGAACATTATATTTGTTTAACCGCACTTTGGCATCCAAAAAGCCAGTAATGCTCCTTTGTATTGGGTAATACCCCCTTCACCAAATGCATAAAAACAGGATTGTAGTAGTATGAAAAGGATTTAACTAAatctctattaacagaccactCAAGTATGGAGAGTCTCTTGAGAATTCAGGGTTTCTTAGCTCAGCATTTGGTGaccacatctttaaaaaaatctttggttATAGTGAGCTGGGTGGAGCCGTCGTCctcttcaaatattttttttaaattaaaaaaaatattgctcccTTTATGAGCTTCAGTGTTAGCCAATTTTGAGGAAATCCCAACTCCCTCCTGCacatgttccatttttttttccatccttacCTTCATGATGGAAGCCCCTCACAGTGTTGGCTCGGCTTGCCGACCTTTCCGGGTACTCGAAGACCATTTGACCATCAGCCCCCAACTCCTCTCCCTCTCCAGACTGCGAGCGATACAGGTCCAATAGATAGCGCGGCACAGCCGTGGAGCGGGTGGGCCGGGGCCGCCTCTTGAGGCCGAACATGTGCAGCAGGGTGGCCTCAAAGTCCCGCAGCAGTTCATGGCTCTGAGCGTCCGAACGAGCCTGTAGGCCCGGCACtttctttttcccttcttcAGGTATTAGACTGGCATGGTTGCTCTCTCCCAGCAGGACTTGGCATATGAAAAGGACCATCAGCATTCGATTACCAGGAATCATGATGTCTCTGACGGAGAACACACGTTTACAGACAGAATAGAAATTAGAGTTTGACCTGCTCGGAGACAAAGACTTCATAGCCACCCGCTAATTGCTTATAATGATCCCGTCTGGCTTGTTTACAGTAAAGAGGACCCTCTTAGATCACTTGCATTTGGTGTTTGGTGACAGACTTCAAAGCTTTGGCTCAATCTGATCACGGGccatttttcctccatttatttctttttgtcgataaaagggaaaaaaggacttgacattttttaatatcaatattaagaagaaaaaatgtgtttatagtAAAGAAGAGTCTTCTATACATACAGTTGTGTTATGATGAGGTATTTTGGGAGGgccatacattaaaaaaatagcaaaactaTGCACTCTATACACATTAAGAAAGACACAGGCTACTTACAGACAGAAAATAAAGCATGGGAAAACAGTCCATGTTTGTTGGGAGCAGGCGGCGGACACGTTCTTCCAGGAAATGTTAGGTGGCGTTGGGTGGCTGCAGGAGAACGGAGGAATGAGCCTGTTCCTGGAAgacaaatgcacacaaacaactTAGAAACTTAATTGCAAACATTTAAAGGctccatttttaatttaaatgaccATGTGTGTGAAAATGCAATGATAGGAAAAAGGAAatcttttcccttttaaaagttGCCATGCAGTCAATGGGAAACTATTAGTAGGTTCCTGTTGcttctcatttaaaaatatgcccCAAACACGAGTTGTCTCcttaaaaactaaaacataaCTATCTAAACGTTCcaaaaataatcatgaaaaGTACAGAAAATAGTTCCCTATGCAATTGCACATTTCCCATATGCAAAatcccaaaagaaaaaacatttacatgtcaaaacaatgaaatcttaactagacccccccccctaaaaaccCTGTACTCATAATTACACAGCTTGTCATAAAATATACATCAAATCTGAATTGTTGGCCTGTTTCTGCTGTAGAAGAAATATTGCCAAATGGAGCCATCTGACCGTGTAATGTAGAGATAAAACCATCATGTTTGAAAAAAGTTGCTGGCAGTTTCCTGTTCCAGTAACAACAACTTACTACGTACATGAGCCCTATCAGTAAAGTTAGGTTTTATTTCATTcaagctcattggctgccattttgtcCATCCATCTATCATCATCAATAGCTGTGAAATAGTTCTTGTATTTCTACAtttcagggagaaaaaaaaggcatcaaAAGCATGTGACTTCTAGGAGTAGACTTCTCCGAGAGAAACTTGAAAACCAATCCGCTGTGGTATTAATAGACTTGTTAAGTGAAGCAACACGTGTGAAAGTATTTCGTAAGGTTAGGTTTGATTTATTACACATTACGCCGTCTGGCACGAGGAAGAAAAGCAGTGCTGggtgtgtttctttttattatttttttttaggtgatcgTTAAATACACCACAGTGTTGAATCACAATCGTAAAAGTGTTTATTAAGGTTACACTCAGgagtgacgttggtgtttggtCATCATTTTAGATACTGACGCCAAATACAATCAtagaaatgtgtttgtgtggacCAGGGTTTGACTGTATTTCATTTTGTAACTTACAGCGCTTTCCAGACACAAAACTCAAAACTACTGAAATATTCAGTCAATAATTCACTACTTTTACCAGGTACTCTGGTtcactcccacatcccaaaaaacatgcagggtcgGCTGTTGGTTGAACACCTAAAATTCCTCCTAACTAtgagtgtaagtgtgaatggttatatttctccttgtgccctgctattAGTTGGTCACCAATTTAAAATGCTCCCTGCATGGTGCTcgtagttagctgagataggctccagcacccctcccaAGGATAAACAGTTCATATATCCTCAGTTTACAGGATCGTGTCAGGAATGAAATTAAATTTCAATACTGTCTGATACTCCAAAAatttgattggattttttattttggtgaaCCATCCCATAATACAATATGGACACCTGTGCCTTATATCCAAGAGTGGCTTATATATGAATGAATAGAGTTTTCATATAACAGTTGGTGGATTTGCTTTACTCTTCATAGATTAGAGGAATTAAATAGTTTAAATGATATGCTATTAAAACCATGTCTAGATTGTTATTTTCCGTTACgttcaaaaacaaagaaaatttgCCTCTGGCAATCACAATTTCTCAATGAAAGAAACTTGTTacccaattattttatttgcctGGACCAGTCTTTTCACTTATTGAACTGTTAAAATCATGGTTTTAATGCCTGCAAAGTTGGAGCTAATTCACATTCACTACAAGTCTGCATCATCACTGAACTTTTTAATGATCGGATGATTGATCATCCTACTCATTGCAACTCTGGAACGTACAGTAATATTCCAGACTCTGGGGGAATTCAACTAGCATGTTTTCCCAAAACTGTGCTCTCACCTGTTGGATTTACTTTACTTAGTGTTGCGGGCCAATATTTCGGATTCAAACATACAAATAGAAGAAGACACATTAGACCAAAACCTATGTCCTGGAGCTTCCCAGATACTAATCAGAAATGTTGCTTACGTCACCTAGTAGGCCGCACCTcttataaaaaacacatttcaagtGTGCAGTTGTTGTGGCTTTCTCTTCATGAAAACTTTACACAATACAGTGCTGTTTTTCATTATTGATAATGCTGTTTTAGGACAAACGGAATTTCTATTCAGTCCAATGCGGAAAATACATGTAACATTCAAGTACACTTAAATGTTAGATTAGAACATCAGTCAAggaaacttgaatttttttagaaaattttAACCCAGTATTGACCCTCAGCTCACTAAATGCTGTTGGTGTTTTGGCACTTCATTTACGCACATGCGGTGCAATGCATGTTTGTGAGAACAGAGCAAACGGGGACGGTTCGGAACATGATCAGCTCTATTACGAacggggaggtgtgtgtgtgtggagaggGGAataacgtgtgtgtgtgtagagggGAATAACGctagtgtatgtgtgtatgcacaTCAGTGACAACAAGCGTTCATTGTACAGATAGATAGAGACGGGGCCTCTCCCATCATTATATGAATCGAAAACATAGCAACCCTAACTAGATAGTAACAACATCATGATGGATAACTTTGAGGTGCAGGGTTTCTTGCCATTTTAGGACTATTTTTCATCGTATTGGTAGTATTATCATTGTTATGACGTCGACACACGAGGTCccgcggcggacattttgcGACGGCAAAGTTGAGAGCGGGCAGAAACTAGGAAGCTGGTTCTGTGAAGCAGAGATAATTTGTTTCTTGAGGAATTTGACTTGTGGGGATGGGTTGCGATGGCAAACAGTAATGGCTAGCCTCAGATTTTTATCGTTTTGCTTATTAGGTTTGCAGTCACAGGGGGAGAGGCTGGTTGAAGGGGGACATGGATGTTGCGAACAACATGTTTTGTCGTGGCTATTTTACTTCAGGACGATTTACATCAAAGGCAGGATGACGTCAAAGTCGATAGAAAAGTCATGCGTGGTTTTCTTTGATGTTGTTGGTTATAAACATATGAgcagattcatttttttcagtatttataTTCAGATTTTATCTGCTAACCATTGTGGGAAATAATGAACTCGATTTGGCTCACTCAAGACATTTTTAATGAGTCCTGTGAGAGAACTGTACagcatttttcattaaaaaaaaaggttttattctATGATCACGGTTGCCCAGCCATATAATCTACCATGTAATAATTTAATTGCAGAGCAGGACTGCAAGGCCAATAATTAAAGCTGCAAGCAATAATGGGAAGTGATAATaatagtaaacattttaaaaaggaaaaacttcCCAACAAAAAATGTTTCGGATCCAAATACTACATTTCTGACTGAAATATTCCTtaataacacacacaaaaactatgttccaaaattgtaaaataagaaaaatatggaTGCACTGtaagaaggaaaagaaaaacaaatattcctttaaaaaaaggtatgTAAAGCCAACAAAAAGACATGAATTTTCCCCACTGTTATATAACTATTTGCATGTTTAACCCATGCTGTTGTTGCTGGAACTTGCTTACACGTCATCATATACGTATGCATGTTTGTCCTTTGCTCAATGGAgacattttacacacacacacacacacacacgcgcaagCCACAAAATTCTTAAATGCATCCACACTTTTTGACTTAAGAGTTTCA is a window of Stigmatopora nigra isolate UIUO_SnigA chromosome 13, RoL_Snig_1.1, whole genome shotgun sequence DNA encoding:
- the bmp4 gene encoding bone morphogenetic protein 4; translated protein: MIPGNRMLMVLFICQVLLGESNHASLIPEEGKKKVPGLQARSDAQSHELLRDFEATLLHMFGLKRRPRPTRSTAVPRYLLDLYRSQSGEGEELGADGQMVFEYPERSASRANTVRGFHHEEHMERVHDLHDGEAQPLRFLFNLTSIPEDELLSSAELRLYRQEMPQASDVADDKAGLQRINVYEVLKAPRPGQLITQLLDTRLVRHNASQWESFDVSPAVLRWTRERRPNYGLAVEVLHLDGTQRRRGEHVRVSRSLHEEPGEDWEQMRPLLVTFGNDGKGHPLTKRTKRSPKQRGRKRNRNCRRHALYVDFSDVGWNDWIVAPPGYQAYYCHGECPFPLADHLNSTNHAIVQTLVNSVNNNIPKACCVPTELSAISMLYLDEHDKVVLKNYQEMVVEGCGCR